A stretch of the Chlamydia pecorum E58 genome encodes the following:
- the plsX gene encoding phosphate acyltransferase PlsX, translating to MKVRIGVDLMGGDHSPLVIWEVLVDVLNSCKVSPTFTFIAFASSEVHEEILKDGTLSDGYPEIIVSESVIAMEDSPLTAIRKKSSSMALGLDCLSEGQLDAFISSGNTGALITLSRAKIPAFPKVTRPALLVHVPTMRGKAAILDVGANIHVKPEEMIDFARMGIAYRQCLGKIEQPKVGLLNIGSEERKGTESHRQTFRMLREVFQDAFVGNIESGDIFNGVVDVVVTDGFTGNVFLKTAEGVFDFLRHLSGNKIETMIKDQLGDIIYPGSMVCGLSKLVIKCHGKASTSSLFHCILGSIDLAQARVCSQILSSLV from the coding sequence ATGAAAGTGCGAATTGGCGTAGATCTTATGGGAGGAGACCATTCTCCTCTTGTAATTTGGGAAGTCTTGGTTGATGTACTAAATTCTTGTAAGGTATCTCCGACATTTACTTTCATTGCATTTGCTTCTTCAGAGGTGCATGAGGAGATTTTAAAGGATGGGACGTTATCAGATGGCTATCCTGAAATTATCGTCTCAGAAAGCGTTATTGCTATGGAGGATTCTCCTTTAACGGCGATTCGCAAAAAATCATCTTCCATGGCATTAGGGTTAGATTGTCTATCTGAAGGACAGTTGGATGCTTTCATATCCTCTGGAAATACAGGAGCTCTGATTACCCTATCCAGAGCAAAAATTCCCGCGTTCCCAAAAGTAACACGTCCTGCACTACTTGTTCATGTCCCTACGATGCGGGGAAAAGCTGCTATTTTAGATGTGGGGGCGAATATTCATGTAAAACCCGAGGAGATGATAGATTTTGCTCGTATGGGGATTGCCTATCGGCAATGTTTAGGTAAAATTGAACAGCCTAAAGTGGGGTTGTTAAATATTGGCTCAGAAGAGCGTAAGGGAACAGAATCGCATCGCCAGACCTTTCGTATGCTTAGGGAGGTATTTCAGGATGCTTTTGTAGGGAATATCGAAAGTGGGGATATCTTTAACGGCGTTGTAGACGTTGTCGTTACAGATGGATTTACAGGAAACGTCTTTCTCAAAACTGCAGAGGGCGTATTTGATTTTTTGCGTCATCTTTCAGGAAATAAAATAGAAACCATGATAAAGGATCAACTAGGGGATATAATTTATCCTGGATCCATGGTATGTGGGCTTTCCAAACTTGTGATTAAGTGTCATGGGAAAGCAAGCACTTCATCTTTGTTTCATTGTATTTTAGGATCTATTGATCTGGCTCAAGCACGCGTGTGCAGTCAAATTTTGTCTAGTCTTGTGTAA
- a CDS encoding 1-acyl-sn-glycerol-3-phosphate acyltransferase translates to MNFSTYLQQTFESQCLPEPLYQKFSIFHHNYVEAALKKSSLETAEALCLQWLKVVIEDLKNPFIFPPYHRKIRSPVDLFHFGIEFFSLLIDDENSRVLNIDQLNVIQEYISRGDNVILLANHQTECDPQLMYYALRKKHPKLIENMIFVAGDRVTSDPLARPFSMGCDLLCIYSKRHIASPPEQREEKLHHNQKSMRTLRTLLHEGGKFIYVAPAGGRDRKNSLGELSPSEFQPESIEMFRLLARSSEKPTHFYPFALKTYDILPPPPTIESSIGEYRAIFFAPIFFNFGEEIFLDQLCCKKELESLDKFAQRTLRTNRIFSIVKKLYENL, encoded by the coding sequence ATGAACTTTTCTACTTATCTACAGCAAACCTTTGAAAGCCAATGTCTTCCGGAACCTCTTTATCAAAAATTTTCCATCTTTCATCATAACTACGTTGAAGCAGCACTAAAAAAAAGCTCCTTAGAAACTGCAGAAGCTCTCTGTCTCCAGTGGCTTAAAGTTGTCATAGAGGATCTAAAAAATCCGTTTATTTTCCCTCCTTATCATAGAAAAATCCGCTCTCCTGTAGATCTTTTTCATTTTGGTATAGAATTTTTCTCCTTACTCATAGATGACGAAAACTCTCGTGTTTTAAATATCGATCAGCTCAATGTCATTCAGGAGTACATTTCTCGTGGAGATAATGTAATTTTGTTAGCGAATCATCAAACGGAATGTGACCCTCAGCTGATGTATTATGCTTTAAGAAAAAAACATCCCAAATTGATTGAAAACATGATTTTTGTTGCTGGGGATCGCGTAACTTCTGATCCCTTAGCGCGGCCCTTTAGCATGGGCTGTGATTTGCTGTGTATTTATTCTAAGCGCCATATTGCCTCCCCTCCAGAGCAACGAGAGGAAAAGCTCCACCACAACCAAAAAAGCATGCGAACACTAAGAACGCTATTGCATGAAGGAGGGAAGTTTATTTATGTCGCTCCAGCAGGAGGACGCGATAGGAAAAATTCCCTTGGGGAATTATCTCCCTCAGAATTTCAGCCAGAGAGTATAGAAATGTTTCGTCTTCTGGCTAGATCTTCAGAAAAACCCACGCATTTTTATCCTTTTGCATTAAAAACTTACGATATTCTTCCTCCCCCTCCGACTATTGAAAGTTCCATAGGGGAGTATCGGGCAATTTTTTTCGCTCCCATATTTTTTAATTTTGGAGAAGAGATCTTTTTAGATCAGTTGTGCTGTAAAAAAGAGCTAGAATCTTTAGATAAGTTTGCTCAAAGAACCTTAAGAACTAACAGAATATTTTCCATAGTAAAGAAGTTGTATGAGAACTTGTAG
- a CDS encoding insulinase family protein, producing the protein MKWLKVRMSLLCLSLLVTSCNKHSQVIKDKCPLKVLTSAIAHRQVAKVICRNGLPLLIISAPHLPTSGAALLVKTGNNADPEEFPGMAHFTEHSVFLGNKKYPSVNGFSNFLSSHNGTYNAFTSSATTTYIFSVERSAFKQAIDQFVHLFIPPLFRQEDLDREKHAVHQEFSSHPLSDSRRVHRIQQLISPEGHPMHRFGCGNASTLAPVTQEAMTSWFKKHYSPENMCAIVYTPEPISKAIKSLSKLFSQIPVSKQYQKQEDFLPSEDTSSLCHLYINKAVQSTSCLEVYWHLYHPLSKISQGCYAALAQMLKHEGEYSLASKLKEEQLITKIDVDIGKSSFNTKDFFICYELTQKGEQNYAQVLQYTFQYLQKIQKQGIPSYCVQELSTMNTLEYSYASKSELFDLLTKQVMELADEDLATYPYHTLVYPQHTPEEESSLLQVLADPKQARYVISAKDPSTWEGLQEHYDDIFDMTYYVKSLKEEVAQCKDLALESTMEFPKPNVFIPKDIETPPLTTSDKTRFPFTPTLKHKDEKLTVYYCEDHYFASPKISSQLRIRTPQISRKDPQSLVNAELYCLALNENLLELYYPATLAGLSFASYLGGEGIDIKISGYTATAPKLLNSILGSLPAFSISESKFVIYKQKLLESYEKSLRACPLRAGLDELFSQTIENVYSHREKLSLLQKLTFEQFQVFSSQLLNQVHVEAMLLGNLSDKQQEDFITKIQEFTSHISAYSAQPFYYQLQKNTPASIEYTYPLTTNGMLLWLQNPQTPSIQSLVATEILFDWLHHITFEELRTQQQLGYMVGARYRELASQPFGFFYIRSNAYSPEALISKTQEFISNVAKCPEKFEMSSKYFNSMKEAYISRLREPEYSLETANSILFSLAFEFPSEQLSIPNEKIAAAKALSYEEFLSYSQIFLAEELGKRIPVYIQGAPAT; encoded by the coding sequence ATGAAATGGTTAAAAGTTCGCATGTCCCTGCTATGTCTCTCTTTGCTAGTAACGTCATGCAACAAGCACTCACAAGTTATTAAAGACAAATGTCCTTTAAAAGTATTAACTTCAGCAATCGCACACCGACAAGTTGCTAAAGTTATCTGTCGTAATGGTTTACCACTACTAATTATTTCTGCGCCCCATCTTCCTACCTCTGGAGCGGCCTTACTAGTAAAAACAGGAAATAATGCTGATCCTGAAGAATTCCCCGGGATGGCGCACTTTACAGAACATAGCGTCTTCTTGGGGAATAAAAAGTACCCTAGTGTGAATGGCTTTTCAAATTTCCTAAGTAGCCATAACGGCACATACAATGCCTTCACTTCATCAGCAACAACAACCTACATCTTTTCTGTAGAGCGCTCTGCATTTAAACAGGCTATAGATCAATTTGTACACCTGTTTATCCCTCCTCTATTTCGTCAGGAAGATCTCGATAGAGAAAAACATGCTGTGCATCAGGAGTTCTCTAGTCATCCTCTTTCTGATAGCAGGCGCGTACATCGTATCCAACAACTTATCTCTCCAGAGGGGCATCCTATGCACCGCTTTGGCTGTGGCAACGCCTCTACTTTAGCTCCTGTAACTCAGGAGGCCATGACCTCGTGGTTTAAAAAGCACTATTCCCCAGAAAATATGTGTGCTATTGTCTACACACCAGAACCTATTTCTAAAGCGATCAAGTCTCTATCTAAGCTCTTCTCTCAGATTCCGGTTTCTAAACAATACCAAAAGCAAGAGGACTTCCTTCCCTCTGAAGATACATCTTCTTTGTGTCATCTCTATATTAACAAAGCTGTGCAATCCACATCATGTTTAGAAGTGTATTGGCATCTATACCATCCTCTGTCAAAAATTTCCCAAGGGTGTTATGCGGCTCTTGCACAGATGCTTAAACATGAAGGAGAATATAGCCTAGCATCGAAATTAAAAGAGGAGCAACTCATTACAAAAATCGACGTGGATATAGGGAAAAGTTCTTTTAATACTAAGGACTTTTTTATCTGCTATGAACTGACACAGAAAGGTGAGCAGAACTATGCTCAAGTACTTCAGTATACCTTCCAATACCTTCAAAAGATTCAAAAACAGGGCATCCCTAGCTATTGTGTGCAAGAGCTATCTACTATGAATACCTTAGAATATAGCTACGCATCAAAAAGCGAGCTATTCGATCTCCTTACCAAACAAGTTATGGAGCTTGCTGATGAAGACCTTGCTACCTATCCCTACCATACCCTAGTGTATCCTCAACATACTCCTGAGGAAGAATCCTCTTTGTTACAAGTTCTTGCAGATCCAAAACAAGCTCGTTATGTGATCTCTGCTAAGGATCCCTCCACTTGGGAAGGCCTCCAGGAGCATTATGATGACATCTTTGACATGACTTACTACGTAAAATCTCTCAAAGAAGAGGTCGCACAGTGCAAGGACCTAGCGTTAGAGTCTACGATGGAATTCCCCAAGCCCAACGTTTTCATTCCCAAGGATATAGAGACTCCTCCATTAACAACTTCTGATAAAACACGTTTCCCCTTTACTCCTACTCTTAAACATAAGGATGAGAAACTCACCGTATATTACTGCGAAGATCACTATTTTGCTTCTCCGAAAATCTCTTCTCAGCTACGTATTCGCACGCCTCAAATCTCACGTAAGGACCCACAATCTTTAGTAAATGCGGAGCTTTATTGCCTTGCTTTAAATGAAAATCTCCTTGAGCTATATTATCCTGCAACGCTAGCAGGCCTTTCCTTTGCGTCGTACTTAGGGGGAGAGGGTATTGATATCAAAATTTCAGGGTACACTGCGACAGCTCCAAAGCTTTTAAATTCTATCCTTGGCTCTTTACCTGCATTTTCTATTAGCGAATCTAAATTTGTGATATACAAACAAAAGCTCTTAGAGAGTTATGAAAAGTCCTTACGGGCCTGTCCTTTACGTGCGGGCCTGGATGAGCTCTTTTCTCAAACCATTGAGAACGTATATTCTCATAGGGAAAAACTTTCTCTTCTTCAAAAACTCACATTCGAGCAGTTCCAGGTCTTCTCTTCGCAACTGCTAAATCAAGTACATGTTGAAGCAATGTTGCTAGGGAATCTCTCAGACAAGCAACAGGAAGATTTTATTACAAAAATCCAAGAGTTTACTTCCCATATCTCAGCATACTCTGCTCAACCTTTTTACTATCAATTGCAGAAAAACACGCCTGCTTCTATTGAGTATACCTATCCCCTGACGACAAATGGTATGCTACTCTGGCTACAAAACCCGCAGACTCCTTCTATTCAAAGCCTGGTTGCTACGGAGATATTATTTGATTGGCTACACCACATTACTTTTGAAGAACTGCGTACGCAACAACAGTTAGGTTATATGGTTGGAGCCCGTTATCGAGAACTTGCATCACAACCTTTTGGGTTCTTTTATATTCGCTCGAATGCGTATTCTCCTGAAGCACTAATTTCGAAAACTCAGGAGTTTATCAGCAATGTCGCTAAGTGCCCTGAAAAATTTGAAATGTCTTCCAAGTACTTCAACAGCATGAAAGAGGCCTATATTAGCAGGCTCCGAGAACCTGAGTACTCTTTAGAAACAGCAAATTCCATACTATTTTCCTTAGCTTTTGAGTTTCCCTCGGAACAACTCTCTATCCCTAATGAAAAGATTGCTGCGGCCAAAGCATTAAGCTATGAAGAGTTCCTGTCCTATAGTCAGATCTTTCTCGCTGAAGAGCTTGGGAAGAGGATCCCCGTATATATTCAAGGAGCTCCTGCTACCTAA
- a CDS encoding Rne/Rng family ribonuclease, whose amino-acid sequence MENDILLNIESKEIRYAHLKNGQLFDLIIERKKIRQLKGNIYRGRVTNILKNIQSAFINIDERENGFIHISDILENSKKFEQMFDADPETLAQEQQEEAPIEELLKLDSPVLVQVVKEPIGNKGARLTSNISIPGRYLVLLPNSPHRGVSRKIEDLQMREHLKQLIRSFEMPQNMGLICRTASTTASTEALINEAHDLLLTWKNILEKYHSTDDSCLLYEETDILKKAVITCIDQNYKRLLIDDYATYQKCKRMLKKYAPESTVKIEYYRDSIPMFERFNIEKEIDKATKRKIWLSSGGYLFFDKTEAMHTIDVNSGRSTQLESGVEETLVQINLEATEEIARQLRLRNVGGLVIIDFIDMKSRKNQRRVLERLKEHMKYDGARCTILSMSEFGLVEMTRQRNRESLMQTLFTTCPYCNGSASIKTPESVVIEIERSLKKAINHREHLNLCLVVHPEIASYMKLEGDDKELITSAKQLKAKLQITTSDSLHLNHYQFFSLITGESIDL is encoded by the coding sequence ATGGAAAATGATATTTTACTTAACATAGAATCCAAAGAAATCCGCTACGCTCACTTAAAAAATGGTCAACTTTTTGACTTGATTATTGAAAGAAAAAAAATCCGCCAATTAAAAGGAAATATTTATAGAGGGCGTGTAACGAATATTTTAAAAAATATTCAATCTGCATTTATCAACATTGATGAAAGAGAAAACGGCTTCATCCACATTTCTGATATTTTAGAAAACTCAAAAAAATTCGAGCAGATGTTCGATGCCGATCCTGAAACCCTTGCACAAGAACAACAGGAAGAAGCCCCCATTGAAGAGTTATTAAAGTTGGATAGTCCTGTGCTAGTACAGGTAGTTAAAGAGCCCATTGGGAATAAAGGAGCTCGGCTGACTTCTAATATTTCTATTCCTGGACGTTACTTGGTGCTGTTGCCAAACTCCCCTCATCGTGGAGTCTCAAGAAAAATTGAAGATTTGCAAATGCGGGAACATCTTAAGCAATTGATACGTTCTTTTGAAATGCCTCAAAATATGGGGTTAATTTGTCGTACTGCCAGTACGACAGCTTCTACAGAAGCTCTTATTAATGAAGCCCATGATCTCCTTCTTACTTGGAAAAATATTTTAGAGAAATATCACTCCACAGATGACTCCTGTCTCCTTTATGAAGAAACTGATATTCTCAAGAAGGCTGTGATTACCTGCATAGACCAGAATTACAAGCGTTTACTTATTGATGATTATGCTACCTACCAAAAATGCAAGCGTATGTTAAAAAAATATGCTCCAGAATCCACTGTAAAAATTGAGTACTACAGAGATTCTATTCCTATGTTTGAACGGTTTAATATCGAAAAAGAGATCGATAAGGCGACGAAAAGAAAAATCTGGCTCTCTAGTGGGGGCTACTTATTCTTTGATAAAACAGAAGCCATGCACACAATAGACGTGAACTCTGGAAGGAGTACACAATTAGAAAGTGGTGTTGAAGAAACTTTAGTACAAATTAATCTTGAGGCTACTGAAGAAATCGCAAGGCAACTTCGTCTTCGTAATGTTGGTGGTTTAGTTATTATTGATTTTATTGATATGAAATCTCGAAAAAATCAACGCCGGGTTTTAGAGAGACTTAAAGAACATATGAAATACGACGGAGCCCGTTGTACAATTTTAAGCATGAGCGAATTTGGTTTAGTAGAGATGACGAGGCAAAGAAATCGAGAATCTTTAATGCAAACTCTATTTACAACCTGCCCATACTGTAATGGAAGTGCATCGATTAAAACTCCAGAAAGTGTCGTTATTGAAATTGAGAGAAGTTTAAAAAAGGCAATTAACCATCGGGAACATCTCAATCTTTGTTTAGTGGTGCACCCAGAAATTGCGAGTTATATGAAGCTAGAGGGAGATGATAAGGAACTCATTACCTCAGCAAAGCAGCTAAAAGCGAAATTGCAAATTACCACTTCAGACTCTCTACATTTAAATCACTACCAGTTCTTTTCATTGATCACAGGGGAAAGTATAGATTTATAG
- the rpmF gene encoding 50S ribosomal protein L32: protein MAVPRNRHSNARKNIRRSHLAKKPRHAAICSNCKHAVLPHTICSSCGFYDGRSVLSIEKK, encoded by the coding sequence ATGGCAGTACCACGTAATCGACATAGTAATGCAAGAAAAAATATTCGAAGAAGTCATCTCGCTAAAAAACCTCGTCATGCAGCGATATGTAGCAATTGTAAACACGCGGTTTTACCTCATACGATATGCTCTTCCTGTGGGTTTTATGATGGGAGATCGGTTCTCTCTATAGAGAAAAAATAA
- a CDS encoding autotransporter domain-containing protein: MRVKRARGYQRTSLFSRSVAMVVFAAGGMISHIRTACVFADENTIDAALLCSVELLEGVSGKGLDLSSLLQLQRIVHESTLYSVGLPLSWEDLFAPKESSEEGKAVPQTQGLGFLFRKDPQLEIKPLIGLPYRGLMFYGSEESSRMSFENISASKSGSALYSDEDLIFKNLTGGVNLSNCESLEDGGAIFAQGQVLFQNLGVVELRKNISSSEASAGLEFSGGGALASRGSVLLSGNRGVQCIENVSKASGGAILSESTLLNETTGDVVFKKNFAERAGGAILAKQHVQVQGNLGNIQFEGNSAQYAGGAILCGSLDSGMLGHIDITDNLGSVCFTKNLSASKIRVMNSGEDYAGGGALWGKDISISSNLGDISFSENQGGSVSAIGRYVGGGAIFSTENTRILENSGTISFIRNRGQGLANAPIPSPEESKDEEKKESDETNTENLKIDTVTASILCASHGSQEGIENLKEDVRGGGAIFSSCVDIQNNKGHIGFGYNSGGGAENSIAQHHDLAIIGGGAILGTSKVVVRGNQSVAFLENFTSGAKDCGGAILSRDVCLEGNAKLEFNTNGSSFLGGAVCALSGEVHIQDHLGKVSFVENRTRYGGGAISAAKESVIISGNRDSVEFKENVVFGHPASENPEENLFGRYSGGGAILAKKFVEIKDNADTVLFTGNRAGAFGGAILVGSLESSSGGKFGDQVEDEGAVLSITGNSGDVVFCGNSTSVAVSATEKQFGGGAIHTKELKISENQGAVSFLSNRSATGAAVRISDSGSVVLRALGGDITFDGNLTFDGNYEAIYFAGPSSRIQELSASSGKSIIFRDALTFEDMTLRRASGNNPNSPTLVLNSLEEGKEHTGTILFSRETSKIPQVAVLQGGTLALTCQAQLWLGGLKQEPKSDILMEAGTVLRVCEQFLKNEQKSEGREHPETPPFVEAAVLFPKASVETTEAASSSESIVLSNLSIDISSFASEINSEALPPKLILPEGSIDQLKNLRLKVVDVEGLGYENHSLLSHSRNISLVEFSKISQDSTTPVNDELLSHIDVDITLPEMSAKTYGHTGMWSSTRVEEGKLVVDWMPTGYNLNPEKQGSLVLNTLWGVSEDLRAVKLQQLSHNMSIQRMELDFSTNIWAAGIGTFSQCSSETKIDGFAHRVGGSIIGMDTQLIEDFLLGGSFSQCLGYTGSNSYDARNDHKSYIGSGYISILAGSWLLKGTFVYGHIANELKTNYSSLGCSSASWNSKGFLADAKVDYRYIINPRRLISAFVSAYVPFVEVEYVRVDLPEVQEFGYEARTFQPSRLENVAIPFGITLEQGYARGSRSEVNGFSVAYVLDVYRKQPETMISLPEAQFSWKGEGADVFRKALRAQINNDTEWCSYFSTHFGVNYEWREHMSTVDVNAGVRVIF, from the coding sequence ATGAGAGTAAAAAGGGCTAGAGGATATCAAAGAACCTCATTATTTTCTCGTTCTGTAGCTATGGTAGTGTTCGCAGCAGGAGGAATGATCAGTCATATACGGACTGCATGTGTGTTTGCTGATGAGAATACCATAGATGCCGCTCTTTTATGCTCTGTAGAACTTTTAGAAGGAGTTTCTGGAAAAGGTCTTGATCTTTCTTCTTTATTGCAGTTGCAGCGTATCGTTCATGAAAGTACGCTATATTCTGTAGGTCTGCCTCTTTCTTGGGAGGACCTTTTTGCCCCCAAGGAATCTTCTGAAGAGGGAAAAGCTGTTCCACAAACTCAAGGATTGGGATTTCTTTTTCGAAAAGATCCTCAATTGGAAATCAAGCCTCTTATAGGACTCCCTTATAGGGGATTGATGTTTTATGGTTCTGAAGAGTCTTCACGTATGAGCTTTGAAAACATCTCTGCGTCTAAATCTGGTTCTGCCTTGTATTCTGATGAAGACCTCATTTTTAAGAACCTTACTGGGGGCGTAAACTTGTCTAATTGTGAATCTTTAGAAGATGGAGGCGCAATTTTTGCTCAAGGACAGGTGCTCTTCCAAAATCTTGGAGTGGTGGAGTTACGTAAAAATATCTCGTCATCCGAAGCTTCAGCAGGATTGGAATTCTCTGGAGGAGGAGCCTTAGCTTCTCGTGGATCGGTTTTATTATCTGGGAACCGAGGAGTCCAATGTATAGAAAATGTCTCCAAAGCTTCTGGAGGAGCGATTCTTTCGGAGAGTACTTTGCTAAATGAAACTACAGGAGATGTTGTCTTTAAGAAAAACTTTGCTGAGAGAGCTGGAGGAGCAATTTTAGCAAAGCAACATGTTCAAGTGCAGGGAAATTTAGGAAATATCCAATTTGAAGGAAACTCTGCTCAATATGCAGGGGGAGCGATTCTCTGCGGCTCTTTGGATTCTGGAATGTTGGGTCATATTGACATTACAGATAATTTAGGAAGTGTGTGTTTTACCAAGAACCTTAGCGCATCTAAAATTCGAGTGATGAACTCAGGAGAAGACTATGCTGGAGGAGGCGCATTATGGGGAAAGGATATCTCAATTTCTTCGAATTTAGGGGACATTTCCTTTTCTGAAAATCAGGGAGGAAGCGTTTCTGCAATTGGTCGCTATGTAGGAGGAGGAGCGATTTTCTCTACGGAAAACACACGAATTTTGGAGAATTCTGGAACTATAAGTTTTATTAGAAATCGTGGACAAGGTCTTGCAAATGCTCCCATTCCTTCTCCTGAAGAAAGTAAAGATGAAGAGAAGAAAGAATCAGACGAAACTAATACTGAAAACCTAAAAATAGATACTGTAACAGCATCTATTCTTTGTGCTTCTCATGGATCCCAGGAGGGTATAGAGAATTTGAAGGAGGATGTCCGTGGGGGCGGAGCAATCTTTTCAAGTTGTGTAGATATCCAAAACAATAAGGGTCATATAGGTTTTGGATATAATTCTGGAGGAGGAGCGGAGAACTCTATAGCACAGCATCACGACTTAGCCATTATAGGAGGAGGTGCTATTCTCGGGACTTCTAAGGTAGTGGTTCGGGGGAATCAATCTGTAGCCTTTTTAGAAAACTTTACTTCTGGAGCTAAGGATTGTGGAGGGGCGATTCTCTCTCGTGATGTGTGCCTGGAGGGTAATGCTAAGTTAGAATTCAATACGAATGGTTCCAGCTTTTTAGGCGGCGCAGTCTGTGCTTTAAGTGGAGAGGTACACATTCAAGATCATCTTGGGAAAGTTTCGTTTGTAGAGAATAGAACCCGTTATGGAGGAGGAGCGATTTCTGCAGCTAAAGAGAGCGTAATCATTTCTGGAAATCGTGACAGTGTAGAATTTAAAGAGAATGTGGTTTTTGGTCATCCTGCGTCTGAGAATCCCGAAGAAAATCTTTTCGGACGTTATAGTGGAGGAGGAGCAATTCTTGCAAAAAAGTTTGTTGAGATCAAAGATAATGCAGACACTGTATTATTTACAGGGAATAGAGCTGGAGCATTTGGAGGTGCTATTCTTGTTGGGTCTTTAGAGTCTTCATCAGGAGGAAAATTTGGAGATCAGGTTGAAGATGAAGGCGCAGTTTTATCGATCACAGGAAACTCTGGAGACGTTGTTTTTTGTGGGAATAGCACATCTGTAGCAGTTTCTGCTACGGAAAAGCAGTTTGGCGGAGGAGCGATTCATACTAAGGAATTAAAGATTTCAGAGAACCAAGGAGCTGTGTCGTTCTTGAGCAATCGCTCTGCAACTGGAGCGGCAGTAAGAATCTCTGATTCGGGTTCTGTAGTGCTGCGAGCTTTAGGTGGTGACATTACCTTTGATGGAAATCTTACATTTGATGGGAACTATGAAGCGATCTATTTCGCAGGGCCAAGTTCAAGAATTCAGGAGTTATCCGCATCTTCTGGAAAAAGTATTATTTTCCGAGATGCGTTAACGTTTGAGGATATGACGCTTCGTCGTGCTTCTGGAAATAACCCAAACTCTCCTACTCTCGTGTTGAATTCTCTAGAAGAAGGGAAAGAGCATACCGGAACAATACTTTTTTCTAGAGAAACGTCGAAGATACCCCAAGTGGCGGTTTTGCAGGGAGGAACTCTTGCGTTAACGTGTCAAGCACAGTTATGGCTAGGAGGGTTAAAGCAAGAACCTAAAAGTGATATTTTGATGGAAGCAGGAACTGTGTTAAGAGTTTGCGAGCAGTTCCTAAAGAATGAGCAAAAATCAGAAGGTCGTGAGCACCCAGAAACTCCTCCCTTTGTAGAGGCAGCAGTATTATTTCCAAAAGCTTCTGTAGAGACTACAGAAGCAGCTTCGAGTTCCGAGAGTATAGTTTTGTCTAACCTTTCTATAGATATTTCTTCTTTTGCTTCAGAAATTAACAGTGAAGCTCTGCCCCCTAAGTTAATACTTCCCGAAGGTTCGATAGACCAGCTTAAAAATTTGCGTCTTAAAGTTGTAGATGTTGAAGGGCTGGGATATGAGAATCATTCGCTATTAAGTCATTCCAGAAACATTTCTTTAGTAGAGTTTTCCAAGATTTCACAGGATTCGACAACTCCAGTGAATGATGAGCTTTTGTCTCACATTGATGTGGATATTACATTACCAGAGATGAGCGCAAAAACCTATGGGCATACGGGCATGTGGTCTTCAACGAGAGTTGAAGAAGGAAAGCTTGTTGTTGATTGGATGCCTACGGGTTACAACCTAAATCCTGAAAAACAAGGATCTTTAGTATTGAACACATTATGGGGAGTAAGTGAGGATCTCCGTGCTGTGAAGTTGCAACAGCTCTCCCATAACATGTCTATACAGAGAATGGAGTTAGATTTTTCCACAAATATATGGGCAGCAGGAATTGGAACCTTTTCCCAGTGCTCTAGTGAGACTAAGATCGATGGGTTTGCACATCGTGTTGGAGGCAGTATTATTGGAATGGATACGCAGTTGATAGAAGATTTTCTCCTTGGAGGAAGTTTTTCTCAATGTTTAGGGTATACAGGTAGTAACTCCTACGATGCTAGAAACGATCACAAAAGCTATATAGGCTCAGGGTATATCAGTATCCTTGCGGGCTCGTGGTTGTTAAAGGGGACATTTGTTTATGGGCACATTGCTAATGAGCTTAAAACAAATTACTCTAGTTTGGGCTGTTCATCAGCGAGCTGGAATTCTAAAGGCTTTTTAGCTGATGCGAAGGTGGATTATCGTTACATTATTAACCCACGCAGGTTGATTTCTGCATTCGTGTCTGCGTACGTTCCCTTTGTGGAGGTAGAGTATGTCCGCGTGGATCTTCCAGAGGTTCAGGAATTTGGTTATGAAGCAAGGACTTTCCAGCCTAGCCGTTTGGAAAATGTTGCGATTCCTTTTGGCATTACCTTAGAACAGGGATATGCTCGAGGATCTCGTTCGGAAGTCAATGGATTTAGCGTGGCATATGTCCTTGATGTGTACCGAAAGCAGCCAGAAACAATGATATCTTTGCCTGAAGCGCAATTCTCCTGGAAGGGAGAAGGGGCTGATGTTTTCCGCAAGGCTTTAAGAGCACAGATTAATAATGACACAGAGTGGTGTTCATATTTCAGTACCCACTTTGGCGTGAATTATGAGTGGCGGGAGCATATGTCCACAGTAGATGTAAATGCTGGCGTACGCGTGATTTTCTAA